A single Acidimicrobiales bacterium DNA region contains:
- a CDS encoding ribbon-helix-helix protein, CopG family codes for MTRELVRLPADLVDELNDCSEAEDRPMAAIIRLALRKYLTDTSGADAAAI; via the coding sequence TTGACCCGGGAACTCGTCCGACTTCCCGCGGACCTCGTCGACGAACTCAACGACTGCTCGGAGGCCGAGGACCGGCCGATGGCCGCGATCATCCGTCTCGCGTTGCGCAAGTACCTCACCGACACCAGCGGCGCTGACGCAGCGGCGATTTAG
- a CDS encoding VRR-NUC domain-containing protein — protein sequence MTPLDMSTMSAKARLLACVSEAEFMQAILDEARADGWLAFHVYDSKRSEPGFPDIVLLRNGECLVFEVKREDGRTTAAQEQWLDAFGAVPGVHSTVIRPRHWDTLVTRLRSPRWGVGEVVD from the coding sequence GTGACGCCGCTCGACATGTCGACGATGTCGGCGAAGGCTCGGTTGTTGGCGTGCGTGTCGGAGGCCGAGTTCATGCAGGCGATCCTTGATGAGGCGCGTGCCGATGGCTGGCTGGCGTTCCACGTGTACGACTCGAAGCGTTCCGAGCCCGGATTCCCCGACATCGTGTTGCTGCGCAACGGCGAGTGCCTGGTGTTCGAGGTCAAGCGCGAGGACGGCCGCACGACCGCGGCGCAGGAGCAGTGGCTCGACGCGTTCGGCGCCGTTCCTGGGGTGCATTCGACGGTGATCCGGCCGCGGCATTGGGACACGCTCGTGACCCGTCTCCGGTCGCCTCGGTGGGGCGTCGGAGAGGTGGTCGACTGA
- a CDS encoding ParB/RepB/Spo0J family partition protein, with protein sequence MTALVSTETDVELRWVKASELAPNPRNPRRDVGDVSGLAASIRELGVLEPLLVFETTRSDGQLGSQLMLLAGHRRRAAAIEAGDVTVPVVVRPEPSVPEQRIIMLTENGQRWDLTPMEEVVAYQALVSDGMAQKDIARECGRSAAHVSKRLSIGALPGPALKLYDSGDLSTETAYKLTQVADDAEFVERLTSGKTLDEKLIVQDIDRELARRADQKARQAALGQLERDGVHVADPEQIDNSTAVVLVGNEIETLTRTHQFHWMTWLALTIDDHAAESCHGAVVNDKGGVVWVCVDPDAHEDVATQRIWYSYLSADDPPTVESIVDASKPRESSPVVTRQVDPADAERFAVARKRAIERRAFIRVRVADDPDLWPLQAFATAQLAYDSELYPDLLRALDIAGIDRSELGHAERQAKWDELVVEDLRYASVCAALSAIEGTLFAHDTAESERVPYFAANATYGDRNYVPTDLVVGYRDWLTSIGFDLSNVEQVEIDDALAEDEDADGEAE encoded by the coding sequence GTGACGGCGCTTGTTTCCACCGAAACCGACGTTGAGCTGCGTTGGGTGAAGGCGTCGGAGCTGGCGCCGAACCCTCGTAACCCGCGCCGTGATGTGGGCGACGTGTCCGGTCTCGCCGCATCGATTCGCGAGCTCGGTGTGCTCGAGCCGTTGCTGGTCTTCGAGACGACGCGCTCGGACGGCCAGCTCGGCAGTCAGCTGATGCTCCTCGCCGGCCATCGTCGGCGTGCGGCGGCGATCGAGGCAGGCGACGTGACGGTGCCGGTCGTTGTGCGGCCGGAGCCGTCGGTTCCGGAGCAGCGGATCATCATGCTGACGGAGAACGGTCAGCGGTGGGATCTGACGCCGATGGAAGAGGTCGTCGCCTATCAGGCGCTCGTGTCCGATGGCATGGCGCAGAAGGACATCGCCAGGGAGTGCGGCCGCTCTGCCGCTCATGTGTCGAAGCGGCTTTCGATCGGTGCTCTGCCGGGGCCGGCGTTGAAGTTGTACGACTCCGGCGATTTGTCGACGGAGACGGCCTACAAGCTGACGCAGGTGGCTGATGACGCCGAGTTCGTCGAGCGTCTGACGTCGGGCAAGACGCTCGACGAGAAGCTGATCGTGCAGGACATCGATCGGGAGCTCGCTCGCCGCGCCGATCAGAAGGCAAGGCAGGCCGCGCTCGGCCAGCTCGAGCGTGACGGCGTTCACGTCGCCGACCCGGAGCAGATCGACAACTCCACGGCCGTGGTCCTTGTCGGCAACGAGATCGAGACCCTGACACGTACGCACCAATTCCACTGGATGACATGGCTGGCGTTGACGATCGACGATCACGCGGCCGAGTCATGCCACGGCGCGGTCGTCAACGACAAGGGCGGCGTCGTTTGGGTGTGCGTCGATCCGGACGCGCACGAGGACGTCGCGACCCAGCGCATTTGGTACTCGTACCTGTCGGCCGATGATCCGCCGACCGTCGAGTCGATCGTCGACGCGTCGAAGCCGCGCGAGTCGTCACCTGTCGTTACCCGCCAAGTCGACCCGGCCGACGCCGAGCGGTTCGCCGTGGCCCGGAAGCGCGCCATCGAACGGCGGGCCTTCATCCGCGTTCGCGTCGCAGATGATCCCGATTTGTGGCCGCTGCAGGCGTTCGCCACGGCGCAGCTCGCGTACGACTCCGAGTTGTATCCGGACCTGCTGCGCGCGCTCGACATCGCCGGCATCGACCGGTCCGAGCTCGGCCATGCGGAGCGCCAGGCCAAGTGGGATGAGCTCGTTGTCGAGGATCTTCGCTACGCCTCGGTGTGCGCAGCGTTGTCGGCGATCGAGGGCACGCTGTTCGCGCACGACACGGCCGAGTCCGAGCGCGTGCCGTACTTCGCCGCCAACGCGACCTACGGCGATCGAAACTACGTGCCGACCGATCTCGTTGTCGGGTACCGCGACTGGCTCACGTCGATCGGCTTCGACCTCTCCAACGTCGAGCAGGTCGAGATCGACGACGCTCTGGCCGAAGACGAAGACGCAGACGGCGAGGCCGAGTAG
- a CDS encoding helix-turn-helix transcriptional regulator, with protein MKARVMIHSEALRAIRESQMVTPKELALEAGISLSYLCDLEAGRKHGSEKVIRMLADALKVSPRALVANPNDSAAVA; from the coding sequence ATGAAGGCAAGGGTGATGATCCATTCAGAGGCCTTGCGGGCGATCCGCGAGAGCCAGATGGTCACGCCCAAGGAGTTGGCGCTCGAGGCGGGGATCTCGCTGTCGTACCTGTGCGATCTCGAAGCTGGCCGGAAGCACGGCTCGGAGAAGGTCATCCGCATGCTGGCCGACGCTCTGAAGGTCAGTCCTCGCGCTCTTGTTGCCAATCCGAATGACTCGGCGGCAGTGGCATGA
- a CDS encoding DUF6011 domain-containing protein, with translation MPFDPREAAVWAKVQMRRGPGYAAKSAAVLLADDAEDRRALGEALVAELDAAVRCRRCGRRLKDPVSVKLHIGPECRSKEAA, from the coding sequence GTGCCGTTCGATCCGCGGGAGGCGGCGGTGTGGGCCAAGGTGCAGATGCGCCGCGGCCCTGGCTATGCCGCGAAGTCAGCGGCGGTGTTGCTCGCCGACGACGCCGAGGATCGGCGCGCGCTCGGCGAGGCGCTCGTCGCTGAGCTTGACGCCGCGGTGCGGTGTCGCCGCTGCGGCCGGCGGTTGAAGGACCCGGTGTCTGTGAAGCTGCACATCGGCCCGGAGTGCCGGTCGAAGGAGGCGGCATGA
- a CDS encoding TIGR04255 family protein — MTKPSPKPTYIDPPVNEVAIAVQFAPLPTTMQLVTIATELANLTGFLNVSEQPPLGPMPTRRADEAQLQLQISNAPIGPRIWLQDEDEVHLIQLQHDRVALNWRRLDDSQGYPSFDSIRPTWDNVFSQVCDLAAGLNAPIVPNIFEVTYVNPVDPAPRARDLVAPWSGRYSDAFLPRPSSLRIGAEYDLPDDLGVLTIDMTPARRRDTDTDATLIRLIARGWPSTSDPSELANFLDVAHDWIVRGFTSFTTPKMHKAWGRET, encoded by the coding sequence GTGACGAAGCCCTCGCCCAAGCCCACGTACATCGATCCACCCGTCAACGAGGTGGCTATCGCTGTGCAGTTCGCGCCGCTCCCAACGACGATGCAGCTCGTCACCATCGCCACGGAGCTAGCGAACCTCACAGGGTTTCTGAACGTCTCCGAGCAGCCGCCGCTCGGCCCGATGCCCACTCGCCGCGCCGACGAGGCGCAACTGCAGCTACAGATCAGTAACGCGCCGATCGGTCCGCGCATCTGGCTGCAGGATGAGGACGAGGTACACCTCATCCAGCTTCAACACGATCGTGTCGCGCTGAACTGGCGCCGGCTCGACGACTCCCAGGGCTACCCGTCATTCGACTCGATCCGGCCGACGTGGGACAACGTCTTCAGTCAGGTGTGCGACCTTGCCGCGGGGCTGAACGCGCCGATTGTTCCGAACATTTTCGAAGTGACTTACGTCAACCCCGTCGACCCCGCGCCACGCGCCCGAGATCTCGTAGCGCCATGGTCCGGCCGGTACAGCGATGCCTTCCTGCCGCGGCCATCTTCGCTTCGCATTGGCGCCGAATACGACCTTCCCGACGATCTCGGTGTGCTGACCATCGACATGACGCCAGCACGCCGCCGAGACACCGACACCGACGCCACGCTGATCCGCCTCATCGCACGCGGCTGGCCTTCCACGTCCGACCCCAGCGAACTAGCTAACTTTTTGGACGTCGCACACGATTGGATCGTGCGAGGGTTCACTTCGTTCACCACTCCAAAGATGCACAAGGCTTGGGGAAGAGAGACCTGA